In Camelina sativa cultivar DH55 chromosome 17, Cs, whole genome shotgun sequence, the genomic stretch NNNNNNNNNNNNNNNNNNNNNNNNNNNNNNNNNNNNNNNNNNNNNNNNNNNNNNNNNNNNNNNNNNNNNNNNNNNNNNNNNNNNNNNNNNNNNNNNNNNNNNNNNNNNNNNNNNNNNNNNNNNNNNNNNNNNNNNNNNNNNNNNNNNNNNNNNNNNNNNNNNNNNNNNNNNNNNNNNNNNNNNNNNNNNNNNNNNNNNNNNNNNNNNNNNNNNNNNNNNNNNNNNNNNNNNNNNNNNNNNNNNNNNNNNNNNNNNNNNNNNNNNNNNNNNNNNNNNNNNNNNNNNNNNNNNNNNNNNNNNNNNNNNNNNNNNNNNNNNNNNNNNNNNNNNNNNNNNNNNNNNNNNNNNNNNNNNNNNNNNNNNNNNNNNNNNNNNNNNNNNNNNNNNNNNNNNNNNNNNNNNNNNNNNNNNNNNNNNNNNNNNNNNNNNNNNNNNNNNNNNNNNNNNNNNNNNNNNNNNNNNNNNNNNNNNNNNNNNNNNNNNNNNNNNNNNNNNNNNNNNNNNNNNNNNNNNNNNNNNNNNNNNNNNNNNNNNNNNNNNNNNNNNNNNNNNNNNNNNNNNNNNNNNNNNNNNNNNNNNNNNNNNNNNNNNNNNNNNNNNNNNNNNNNNNNNNNNNNNNNNNNNNNNNNNNNNNNNNNNNNNNNNNNNNNNNNNNNNNNNNNNNNNNNNNNNNNNNNNNNNNNNNNNNNNNNNNNNNNNNNNNNNNNNNNNNNNNNNNNNNNNNNNNNNNNNNNNNNNNNNNNNNNNNNNNNCTTAAAATTTGTTATCCACTTGCCATTTATCCATTCCTGATGTAGCCTTAGTTGAGAATGATGAAATTTTAGCATCTCTTGAGTGTTCTCGAAGTAAACCAGGTACGATGACTTTGCAAGAACCTTCCTAATCACCCCGACCCACCAACCATCATTATACAAAGCATCAACTTTGTCATTCTTCTCGAATGGACAAACCATGACCTGCTCTACTGGTTGAGGCCTTATCTCTGAAACATTAACCTCTTCTCTCAAAGGCTCCTTCCCGTCTTCAGCTTTCAGGTTATCATATTCTACAACGCATTTGTCATTTCCTCTGTATTCAACAAGTTTTGCAGGAAACCAAGAACCTTCAAATCCTTGTTCCTCACTGCTAACTTCTACTGGAGTTCCAATGCTGAACTCTTGCTTCTCGATTGCTTTCTTAGGTCTCACGTTCCGACTACATGAAACGGTCTGCAGATACaagtaaaaacttaaaacatatatttggcAAAGATTATGTGCAACATATAGAAGAATGGGATAAGAATGATATCTGTGAACTTGTCTCGATAAGGAAATCTTACAGAACCTTTTCCCTCTTTATCTGCCCTCCTTTTAGTGGTGGTAGCTGCCAGGTACCGTTAACCCAGTCTTTATGCAGACGAAGACCCTGCCTTCCAAACCGCATTTTTTCTCCTGATTGCCTAAAATGTATACCAACAGTTCCACCCTTCATACCCTCTATGACAAAACCTATCCACCAGCCGTCATTGTAAAATGCATTAATCTTGTCCCCAACAGTAAAATCTTTATCCTCATCTCTTGGTGGCGGCGGCCTTATGTGCAGAAAATCGATTACTTCTTTCAAAGGCTCTAcgccatcttcttctctcaaatctcGGTACTCAACAAGGAATTTGTCATCTCCAATGGGTTCAACGACTTTAGCTGCAAACCAACACCCCTTGAAACCTTCCTCATCGCTGCTAACCTCGACAATCGTGCCACTAGAAAACATTTCTTTAGCAGTTGCTCTGGTAGTTTCCAAATCCACTCGGGCTAAAATATCCTGCATTATCGTCACTCTCATCATTAATGTGCAGTCTAATATTCCCGTATAAGTAAAATACACGAAATTAAGCAAAACTCTCCAATAGACTACTTCGACAGAACCGTTTTCAAGAACCAACCAACAGTAGAAGCAAGTATCATTGAGAATGAGTTAGTTacctcctcttcatcttctgtATTGTCTACTTTGTCTTCCTCtgattcctcttcctctgtatCCTCTAATGGAGGCTTCCAAGCTCCACCAACCCATTCCCTGTGAAACCTAAGTTTATCTTTCTTAAACTGAATCTGTTCTTTTGAACACCTAAAGAAAACACTGAATCTCCCATCACCAAGAACCTCCGTCACATCCCCTTCCCACCAACCGTCATTGTAAAAGGCGTCGACTTCATCCCCAATCGCGAtttccctcttcttctctctctcagacATCGGCGGCGCCGGAGGACGAAGCTGGCTCAAGTCGACGACTTCCTTCAGAGGCTTCGTACCCTCTTTGTCGAAGAAGAGCCTCGTGTACTCCACTTGGCATTTTTCCTTATCTGAGGATGGGGTGGTGATCACTTTTCCCAGGTACCACGAGCCGCGAAACCCAATTTCGTCGGAGCTGATTTCCACGGCGGCGCCGGGTTTTATGTAATAAGGCAGACGCTTTCGATTGGCTCTCGTGGGTATGGTTTTTTGGGGggctttctttctttgcttcgCCGGAGACGAAAACCCAAGAGATCGGCGTGGCCGCAGAGACATGGCCAAAGCTGGAATCGAAAATATACTGGCGGGAAGCGGAAGGAATGGTAAAGTGAGGATCTCAATGGAATCAATCAATCaccttttttagggttttgcggtttgatttcttttcaaACAGAAAACacaatgtaaaattttaattaactatgCTTGGTGGGTTATGGGTTAGAGATAGGCCACAAAAGTACGTGGGCTTTTTAATGGGCTTTCATCATGTGGGCTTTATGGTGTATGTGCTCTTGAGCCTCTTAATAAAAACTCCAAAAGCGTaaaaattgtagaaaatatttttaaaaattaatcgATGATTTTTTCGACCATTTgcattattaatctcaaaagAATATCTTTTAGTTACAactcttattagttattacatcaatgattttaaaaaaaaaattcaagagaatatttcttaattagttgataAATGGTATCACActtatcaaaaattattaacCAAAGCagtatgtaaacaatgttcttTCACATTGGCTTATTTAAGCTGATCAATTAAAgttgttggcaaaaaaaaacattgactatgtgttttaattaagaaatgtttttgaaattaattatgcaATAGGTTGATAAATCATTGATTTCCTTTGttaagaaaagttttttttattgtaattattttgtttaaaaatatcaatgatgtaataatttataagatatgtaaatataaatattcattGAACTTAGTTATGCAAATAGATAGAGAAAATTATCGATttcatgatttaaaatatattttaaaaattttgttacccaaataaaattatttggttaagaagataatattaattttgttaagggTAATTTCCATGATTATAATATGCCTTGTTAGCGTCTTAATCATGCACCATGCGTCCACGTCATACCATATCTAAGCTTGTTGAATGTCACCATATCTGAGCTTGTAGAAGATTCTTAGATTGCTTTGTTACAAATGTTGATTCTCTTATTGCAGAGAAAAGAACTTGGAAGCTGAGACTCATGGTGGATAAGACGAGTGGCAAGGCTGTGTTTGATGAAGCAGGGAAGGACTTTGTTGATGTTCTCTTTGGTCTGATGTCCCTCCCTATGGGTACAATTGTTCGGTTGCAGGGGAAAGTTGGGAAGGAACTCACTCCAATTGGTTGCATGACCAATTTGTATCAAAGTGTGTTTGCTTTGGGTGAAGCTTCTTTCTCCTCCAATGTCAGTAGGGAACTACTTCTGTACCCAAGGTATTTGAGAGGAAGACAGTGTAGGAGCCTTGACATAAATGATAGTGAAGAAGTGAAGCTGTTTGTGTGCCCTGATTCTGGAGCTGTCCATTCATGTGCTATCTCCTACAGTTGCTTCCCTTCAATTAAGTGTACTTGTGGGAAGTTGATGTCTCACCCGATTCCAATTCGTCCTTCCAAAGATGGTAGTGAGATATTCAAATTGTGATACTGGAAAAACTGATTAATCAAATCGTGATATTGGAAATGATCAAGACGTAGCTTTACATAGAAATATACTAAAACCAAAATCGGTAAGTGAAAATTGCGtttgtcaaaatattttttaaaaattgtatatttttcccccaaaacctaaaatttgtttttttgttaccaaaaatattttctttcgaAACAGTGTTTTCCAAAATAACAAAGAACTTTTCTTCCACCTTTTTCAAAGTCGTCAAATTTCACCTTTTCCAAATTCGGTCAAATTTCAGTACCATAGTACTAAACGACCAAATAAGTTATTTGAAATAACAAACAATATGGTTTGTAATACGTTTAGGGAGAAGATAAGTAAATCAAATCATCACGAAGCTTATTTAGTGTGGATGGATAAACTCaattcaccaaaaacaaaaagatgtgaagcCTTGCAACATATAAGGAAGATGCATATGTTGACTGTTTTAGGTATAGAAAATTTCTGAGTTATCTTTTGGGCTAAATATACGTATGATAAGACCATGCCAGATGCAAAATGTTACTAAATGTAAAATACATAGAATGGCCAATATAGGGAGCTCTTAGACTTAAACCCTTAACAAAACATTGGAAAATAATCAGTCAAAAAACCAACGATGTCGTTTTGGCAATCTTTCTTTGTACACTGTCTTAGCTCTCACAACCCTTTAAAGcgtctttcttctctttatttagACAAGGGTGAAGGCAGATTGTACAGTTGATTGGAATCGTGATGCAATTGTCTGCGAGGCAAATTGCTGAAACTGTTTCTTTGCATCTGCCAACCAAAATTTGGTGAATGCCTATTAGTTACCTCTATATATGTACATGCATATGTTCTTTTGTAAAAGAACCTAGTGATCTATAGCTGATTTGATTCTTAACAAAATCAGGGAAATTATCGGAAATTGATAAGGGATCTTACCTTTCTTGCACTTTGTGAAGCCAATGATATTAGCCACGTTGAGGGACAAGCAAACGCCAACAACGAGCAGATAGTCAGCTTGAAACCTTATCAGAGAAAATACTCCAAGGATAAACCACGCAGCTGCCTGAAGaagtggaaaaaaaagagagaagatttaGCTGTAAATACAACAGAAAAAGGACAACAAAGAAATTCACATGTTTTAAATGTTTACTAAGCTCCTGTACTATAGACACTGAATGCATAGCTACCATCTCATGGCTAGATCTGACTCTTTATAGGTTGCTTGTAAGGTAATTGGCCGTATAGGTTTATAAGCTACCAAGTTTTAACCAATATCATATGTAGTCAAAGTGTGATCATAGGATATACTCCAAATGGCAGACTTAGTTCCAGCAGATTATTATTCCCTACTCAGCATATTATGCAATGTGACTTCGGATGTGATTTGACTCCAGTGTCAACTGCCACGATCCCACTCATGCAGGGGTAAAAGCATTTGTCACAAACTTATTAAATGGAAGCTTGTTGGGGTACTAAAAGGCTGCTCTCAATTCTTATCTACCACCTTTGCAGAATATGCTTCACCAGAAGGGACGTGTTTATTCTTGCCTATTCTTATTCCTAATCCTTCCACTAAAGTTTCAGAAGGACTGCAAACAGGTTTAAGTAATTAGCATATGTTACAACTAAAGTGTTAGGTAGGAGATACTCACTGCAAGGTAAAGTGTCCACCAGAAAAGCCATGAGTCTTTCTTGTTCATCCGAGACAAGGACTGCATCGACAAAAAAGACGAAAACACAAGTATTCAAGAAACACAACCCCACATTTCTTGACAGACTGAACCCATAGTAGCCTTATGAATAAATGAAGAAAGACTAACCTCCTGGTCAAGAGACTCGAATTTCCAGACACTTTCTCCCAAATCATTGATCTCGTTCCACCACCTCAGACCGACCAGTATACGCCCACTCACATTCTTAACAACCCAGAAGTCAAGTGCAGCAAGAAGAACAGTGACTACAAAGATTATGACAAAGCTGTTGAAGAAGAGAGCAGAGAGAATGTAAAACGCCAACGCAGCACCCTGTTATAATAACAGATACAAAACTGGTCACCAACCATTGGTCCAATAATCCAAcatttttctttgacaaaaacATTTATACTATGTGATCCATACCTTGAAGAGAACATGGAAAAGACATGTCTTTGGGTTTGCATAATTCTCAACTGGTGCCTGAATCTAACGAAGAATAAAGTTTTGGTAAGCCTCAATTCTGATAAAAATCACAATTAGGAGTTCATGCAAGCAGATTCCATTGTAACAACCATTACCATACTAACCAAAACGGCTACATAAAAGATTACATTCCCCTCTACACATTGCcgccaaaaggaaaaaaattcgGGATGAACAAGTTTTATTACATTGTCTTCTTCTCTAACCTAAGCTCAAATGTATACTTTCTCGGATACGAAACACAGATCCAACCCAATAATATTCAGATCGAACAAGTCAACGAAACTAATCAAGAATCTGATATGCAATCGAACTTAGAAATCAACAAGAATCTAAAGACGAAGAGGGAAGCAGCTGAGATTAAACCTGGTTAGGGTCCATCTTTCGAAGAATCCGAAAGGGATCAATCCgagcaaaaaaagaagtaatttgCTGATCAGCAGAAACAAAAACACCTCTCCGTTTTTGAAACTAATCGATCAAATCCACAgaattttcccgagaaaaatttctgaaaatttCAGATCTTCTTCAACAAAACTCTTGCGCGTGTCTGCTACgtgatttcttctctttttgatatattgtttttacaAATGTGTTTTAAAGGCCGAATAAATATTGGGCCTTTAATATTTGGAGAATTTAGAcccaataataaaaatgttaattacgAATTCACCCCCAAAACTTCCGTTTCGATCAAAATCATCCATCATATCCACAACAACAAGgcaaaataaaaaggaaagaagaggaCGACGATGGCTGTAAATATGTGACCATGAAATGGCGAGAGAGAGGCTGAGATAATTTGTCTTATcccttagaaaaaaaaagataaagacttTTAATGATCGGAAGGAGCAAGATGATGGGGCCACACAAACCATACACACTTCCAATTTCAAATAAAGAGCTTTTCTTCAGTTGCTCACAGAAGTTAAACCAACCATggcgaagatgatgatgttgcaACAGCATCAGCCTTCTTTCTCACTTCTTACTTCTTCTCTATCTGACTTCAATGGCGCTAAGATCCACTTACAA encodes the following:
- the LOC104755123 gene encoding DUF724 domain-containing protein 3-like, coding for MSLRPRRSLGFSSPAKQRKKAPQKTIPTRANRKRLPYYIKPGAAVEISSDEIGFRGSWYLGKVITTPSSDKEKCQVEYTRLFFDKEGTKPLKEVVDLSQLRPPAPPMSEREKKREIAIGDEVDAFYNDGWWEGDVTEVLGDGRFSVFFRCSKEQIQFKKDKLRFHREWVGGAWKPPLEDTEEEESEEDKVDNTEDEEEDILARVDLETTRATAKEMFSSGTIVEVSSDEEGFKGCWFAAKVVEPIGDDKFLVEYRDLREEDGVEPLKEVIDFLHIRPPPPRDEDKDFTVGDKINAFYNDGWWIGFVIEGMKGGTVGIHFRQSGEKMRFGRQGLRLHKDWVNGTWQLPPLKGGQIKREKTVSCSRNVRPKKAIEKQEFSIGTPVEVSSEEQGFEGSWFPAKLVEYRGNDKCVVEYDNLKAEDGKEPLREEVNVSEIRPQPVEQVMVCPFEKNDKVDALYNDGWWVGVIRKVLAKSSYLVYFENTQEMLKFHHSQLRLHQEWINGKWITN
- the LOC104755122 gene encoding Golgi apparatus membrane protein-like protein ECHIDNA, translating into MDPNQIQAPVENYANPKTCLFHVLFKGAALAFYILSALFFNSFVIIFVVTVLLAALDFWVVKNVSGRILVGLRWWNEINDLGESVWKFESLDQESLSRMNKKDSWLFWWTLYLAAAAWFILGVFSLIRFQADYLLVVGVCLSLNVANIIGFTKCKKDAKKQFQQFASQTIASRFQSTVQSAFTLV